The following coding sequences are from one Apteryx mantelli isolate bAptMan1 chromosome 36, bAptMan1.hap1, whole genome shotgun sequence window:
- the LOC106487485 gene encoding uncharacterized protein, with protein sequence MKHKGSLPPERLMHVPDRINWDHIKKNGSEMSQAVDDHGFYEEWETAKMMELQDQELRRARKGAWRLPASSQGKAVALLYVLSAFFFVLLMALIISSLQKITAMWEALEEARLRSEKVHAGSWQNLSHVQQFMEKQTSGEFTAFRRHLLNVSREVENMRAKMTQCEADCGKALSDRLRVLGERSPPSAWLLPLMGNPWFELFTKLQKKQRSYKAAVKSLRLWRARFR encoded by the exons atGAAACACAAGGGTTCACTTCCCCCGGAAAGGCTGATGCACGTTCCTGACCGCATAAATTGGGACCATATCAAAAAAAACGGGTCAGAGATGTCACAAGCCGTAGACGATCACGGCTTCTACGAGGAATGGGAGACTGCCAAGATGATGGAGTTGCAAGATCAAGAGCTGAGGAGAGCACGTAAAGGAG CTTGGCgcctccctgcctcctcccaggGGAAAGCCGTCGCGCTCCTGTACgtcctctcagccttcttcttTGTGCTGCTCATGGCTCTCATCATCTCCAGTCTTCAGAAAA TAACTGCCATGTGGGAGGCTCTGGAAGAAGCGAGGCTGAGGAGCGAGAAGGTCCACGCGGGTTCGTGGCAGAACCTGTCGCATGTCCAGCAGTTCATGG aAAAGCAGACGTCCGGCGAGTTCACGGCTTTTCGCAGGCATCTTCTTAACG TATCCAGAGAAGTGGAGAACATGAGGGCGAAGATGACGCAGTGTGAAGCGGATTGTGGGAAAGCCCTGTCGGATCGCCTCCGCGTCCTAGGTGAGAGATCTCCTCCCAGCGCCTGGCTGCTTCCTCTGATGGGAAATCCCTGGTTTGAGCTTTTTAcgaagctgcagaagaaacagcGCTCTTACAAGGCTGCTGTAAAAAGCCTCAGGCTTTGGAGAGCCCGATTTCGATGA